Genomic window (Arthrobacter sp. StoSoilA2):
GTTGCGCGGTTGGGGACAGGCGTCCAAGATCACCGACAATTTGATCGGGGCAGGTTTCAAGGGCCACTCGATCTACGCCAGGAACCATGGCGGGCTCCTGATAACCGCGAACAACATCTTCCCCAGGGGTGCGAGCAGCGTCTATTTGGACGGCGTCACGCGTTCAAGCGTCACCAACAACCGTCTGCACTCGTTCTACCCCGGGATGGTGGTCCTTGCCGCGAACAGTTCCGAGAACCTGGTGGCAACGAACCACTTCCTGCGTGACCATGAGCCCTGGACACCCTTCCTGGGAGTCGATAACGGTCTGGACGATCTTTACGGGCTTCTCTGCGTTAGCGGGAGCAACAACTCTGTGGTGGGCAACCACTTCTCCGAGGTCATCGACGCACAGAGCATCCGTCCCGCAGGTGCGACGCCGGTCATCATCCGTTTGTTGGAGGGGGCTGGAAACTTCGTCTCCAACAACCATGTGGTGGCGATGGACGTTCACTCCACATCCAGTGATTCCTGCTTCTCTGCCCAGGTGGACGCCCTGCTGACCACAGGTGCTTCCGACGGGCTCGCTGTTACGGCCGTCCTGGTCGAATCCGGATCCGCCCGGAATACGGTCCTGGATTCCGGGACTGACGCGCAGGTTATTGCAGATAGGACTGTCAACGCCTTGAGGGCCACGCCGACAGTCGGTTTCCAGCCGGCACATGCTGATTCGATCGCAGGATCAGCACCAACATCATGAGGACGTGGGGGACCAATGACCAATAGATCA
Coding sequences:
- a CDS encoding right-handed parallel beta-helix repeat-containing protein is translated as MSSNNYYDVTTWPVGNPAQDVGEVINSIIADIKDRQAATDVNNGGKPGAVIYLPPGDYHLRTQVVIDISFLRIQGSGHGFTSSSIRFNVPEEEWPDLHELWPGGSRIIVDLPPASDGEGGDGEGSDGAKGAAFYIERSGSPRISSVEFSNFCIDGLHFTPDGSGLPAENTYVNGKTGIYVASANDSFRVTGMGFIYLENALTIHNADALSIHDNFIAECGSCIELRGWGQASKITDNLIGAGFKGHSIYARNHGGLLITANNIFPRGASSVYLDGVTRSSVTNNRLHSFYPGMVVLAANSSENLVATNHFLRDHEPWTPFLGVDNGLDDLYGLLCVSGSNNSVVGNHFSEVIDAQSIRPAGATPVIIRLLEGAGNFVSNNHVVAMDVHSTSSDSCFSAQVDALLTTGASDGLAVTAVLVESGSARNTVLDSGTDAQVIADRTVNALRATPTVGFQPAHADSIAGSAPTS